Proteins encoded together in one bacterium window:
- a CDS encoding efflux RND transporter periplasmic adaptor subunit, which yields MASYENSSGLADSLKKSLFRDRKSTTATVVAGVAVALFLGNTLLSSEDVDSDIPTAKAKKGEVIVKVTELGELRAQDQVTISAPTDKQILYLAPEGTWVEEGDTLVKFESTKYVISTDEARSGLSVARANLAKAMSEYEAQKTREESARQRYESLPALAQKGFVVESEVEQARLEYLELQSRSKSAYATVEAERANLERAQAAVDQQQRKLERGTILAPQAGLVVYALVGNAEQGRKIEVGMTPFEGMDLMYLPDVSSMLVDIEISEVDLAKVQVGQPVEVRLDAYDDVVFKGEVAEVGALAKRKMSRITGKATGAKVFEVTIKVLDSDVRLKPGLTATTDIIVSKVPEALHIPLEAVFLDDNGKTVAFVRKGGSTEARPIVIGESNDRFVIVNSGLKEGEDVLLGRPSAT from the coding sequence ATGGCAAGTTACGAAAACTCGAGCGGATTGGCGGACAGCCTGAAGAAATCGTTGTTCCGCGACCGCAAATCCACCACGGCCACGGTGGTGGCGGGTGTGGCGGTGGCATTGTTCCTGGGCAATACCCTGCTCAGCTCGGAGGATGTCGATTCCGACATCCCGACGGCCAAGGCAAAAAAAGGCGAAGTCATCGTGAAGGTGACCGAGTTGGGCGAGCTGCGGGCGCAGGATCAGGTCACCATCAGCGCACCGACCGACAAACAGATCCTCTATCTGGCGCCGGAAGGCACTTGGGTGGAAGAGGGGGACACGCTGGTCAAATTCGAATCGACCAAGTACGTGATCTCCACCGATGAAGCGCGCTCGGGCTTGAGCGTGGCGCGCGCCAATTTGGCCAAGGCCATGAGCGAGTATGAAGCGCAGAAGACACGCGAAGAGAGCGCGCGCCAGCGGTATGAATCGTTGCCGGCGCTGGCGCAAAAGGGCTTCGTGGTGGAAAGTGAAGTCGAGCAGGCGCGGCTGGAATATCTGGAATTGCAGTCGCGCTCCAAGTCCGCCTATGCCACCGTGGAGGCGGAGCGCGCCAACCTCGAACGCGCGCAGGCGGCGGTCGATCAACAGCAGCGCAAACTCGAGCGCGGCACCATCCTCGCGCCGCAGGCGGGTTTGGTGGTGTATGCGCTGGTGGGCAATGCCGAGCAGGGCCGCAAAATTGAAGTGGGCATGACGCCGTTCGAAGGCATGGATTTGATGTATTTGCCCGACGTGTCCAGCATGCTGGTGGATATTGAAATCAGCGAGGTTGATCTCGCCAAGGTTCAAGTCGGCCAGCCGGTGGAAGTGCGGCTCGATGCCTATGACGACGTCGTTTTCAAGGGGGAAGTGGCGGAGGTGGGCGCCCTGGCGAAACGCAAGATGAGCCGGATTACCGGCAAGGCCACCGGCGCCAAGGTCTTCGAAGTGACCATCAAGGTGCTCGATTCGGACGTTCGCCTCAAGCCCGGCCTGACCGCCACCACCGACATCATCGTCAGCAAAGTGCCGGAGGCCCTGCACATCCCGTTGGAAGCCGTGTTCCTGGATGACAACGGCAAAACGGTGGCGTTTGTCAGAAAGGGCGGTTCGACCGAAGCGCGGCCCATCGTCATCGGCGAGAGCAATGACCGCTTTGTCATCGTCAATTCAGGACTCAAAGAGGGTGAGGACGTGCTGCTCGGCCGTCCCTCGGCCACTTGA
- a CDS encoding TolC family protein, with protein sequence MPSSSTAIFHLFARQGAHCGLSLLLLASLGLTETVTGQAAAGTGANKKSQYQTLSEAQIDELLKRPLSLEDCLQIALSKNLQLAIARNQRDMVAASLSGSYGTYFPVLSINSSRKASVERTIEVVDDVVTTRATRVEVDKVAAALQQKIPTGATLSFINEIDRDTDNDERLQDLATHTYRVELAQPLLQNLGPKSANGAIRVARNNLKIEELNFETFRLQTIFAVKSAYYDVIRMRKFIGIHQAALRRDSLLVRASESKVMAKVATRRDVLSAEIRVQEDQAALLNAETDYQTALDMLKEQLGLAIALPLTIAEDTLAFQPPPLEEERWIKLALENSPALRAAALTIEQRNLQASLAGNLRLPQIDAIGSYSRRFDRDTGRDPNGSGWSVGFVVNYPFLDRGRAAEAEIARLERSRAEEAFLALQRQTVLSVRQIHRNLQNSIARIQVLDRNIAAAAEKVEFATTMFNMGRASNLDITDATEALLRAETAYIEELVDFHVQFALLESLTRQSFLN encoded by the coding sequence ATGCCGTCATCATCTACAGCGATTTTTCATCTCTTTGCACGCCAAGGCGCGCACTGCGGCCTGAGCCTGTTGTTGCTGGCAAGCCTGGGTTTGACGGAAACCGTCACTGGACAGGCGGCAGCAGGCACCGGCGCCAACAAAAAGTCCCAGTATCAAACTCTGAGCGAAGCGCAAATCGACGAATTGCTCAAACGCCCCCTTTCACTCGAGGATTGCCTGCAGATTGCCCTCAGCAAAAATCTGCAACTCGCCATCGCCCGCAACCAGCGCGACATGGTGGCGGCCTCGCTGTCGGGCAGTTATGGCACATATTTCCCGGTGTTGTCGATCAATTCCTCCCGCAAGGCCTCGGTGGAACGAACCATCGAAGTGGTTGACGACGTGGTGACCACGCGCGCAACCCGGGTCGAAGTGGACAAAGTCGCGGCGGCGCTGCAGCAGAAGATTCCCACCGGCGCCACGTTGAGCTTCATCAACGAGATCGACCGTGATACGGACAACGATGAGCGCCTGCAGGATCTCGCCACTCACACCTACCGGGTGGAGCTGGCGCAACCGCTGCTGCAGAACTTGGGTCCCAAGTCGGCGAACGGTGCCATTCGCGTGGCGCGCAACAACCTCAAGATCGAGGAACTCAACTTCGAGACGTTCCGGCTGCAAACGATCTTCGCGGTCAAATCAGCCTACTACGACGTCATTCGGATGCGCAAGTTCATCGGCATCCACCAGGCGGCGCTGCGGCGCGACTCGTTGCTGGTGCGCGCCTCGGAATCAAAGGTGATGGCCAAGGTTGCCACGCGCCGCGACGTGTTGAGCGCGGAAATTCGCGTGCAGGAGGATCAGGCCGCGCTGCTCAACGCGGAAACCGATTATCAAACCGCCCTCGACATGCTCAAGGAACAGTTGGGACTGGCGATTGCGCTGCCGCTCACCATCGCGGAGGACACGCTGGCCTTTCAGCCGCCGCCTTTGGAGGAGGAGAGGTGGATCAAGCTGGCGTTGGAGAACAGCCCGGCCTTGCGCGCTGCTGCGCTCACGATCGAGCAGCGCAATCTGCAAGCCAGCCTCGCGGGCAATCTGCGTTTGCCGCAGATCGACGCGATCGGGTCCTATTCCCGGCGCTTTGATCGCGACACCGGGCGTGACCCCAACGGCAGCGGCTGGTCGGTCGGGTTCGTGGTGAATTATCCCTTCCTGGATCGCGGCCGGGCCGCGGAGGCGGAGATCGCACGGCTGGAGCGCAGCCGCGCCGAGGAGGCGTTTCTCGCCCTGCAGCGCCAAACCGTTTTGAGCGTCCGGCAAATCCATCGCAATCTGCAAAACAGCATTGCGCGCATCCAGGTGCTGGACCGCAACATCGCCGCGGCGGCCGAGAAAGTCGAGTTCGCCACCACCATGTTCAACATGGGGCGGGCCTCCAATCTCGACATCACCGACGCGACCGAAGCGCTGTTGCGCGCGGAAACGGCATACATCGAAGAACTGGTGGATTTTCACGTGCAGTTTGCACTGCTGGAAAGTTTGACCAGGCAATCCTTCCTCAACTAA
- a CDS encoding ABC transporter ATP-binding protein: MHSHESGAGSAPVVIVENMTRTYTMGETQVHALRGVSFTIHRGESVAIMGPSGSGKSTILHLLGCLDKPTSGSYQLDGRYVERMSDRELSRLRNRKVGFVFQSFNLIQQVSVIENVEVPLIYMGLEKARRLEMCTAVLDSVGLGHRLNHRPNELSGGENQRVAIARALVTNPDIILADEPTGNLDSKTGEEIMEIFQRLHEQGATVILITHDISKGKWAERILQMKDGLLQRELTGREKDEIVDLFVGVA; this comes from the coding sequence ATGCATTCACATGAAAGCGGCGCTGGCAGTGCGCCCGTGGTGATCGTGGAAAACATGACACGCACCTACACCATGGGCGAGACGCAAGTGCACGCCCTGCGCGGCGTCAGTTTCACCATTCATCGGGGGGAATCCGTGGCCATCATGGGGCCCTCGGGTTCGGGGAAGTCGACGATCCTGCACCTGCTCGGCTGTCTCGACAAGCCCACGAGCGGAAGTTATCAACTGGACGGCCGTTACGTCGAGCGCATGAGTGACCGCGAGCTTTCGCGCCTGCGCAACCGCAAAGTCGGCTTCGTGTTTCAGAGTTTCAATCTCATTCAGCAAGTGAGCGTCATCGAGAACGTCGAAGTGCCGCTCATCTACATGGGCCTGGAAAAAGCGCGGCGCCTGGAGATGTGCACTGCCGTGCTGGATTCGGTCGGCCTGGGGCATCGCCTCAATCATCGCCCCAATGAACTCTCCGGCGGCGAGAATCAGCGCGTGGCGATTGCGCGCGCGCTGGTGACCAATCCCGACATCATTCTCGCGGATGAACCCACCGGCAATCTCGATTCCAAAACTGGCGAAGAGATCATGGAGATTTTTCAGCGCCTGCATGAGCAGGGCGCGACCGTGATTTTGATCACCCACGACATCAGCAAGGGCAAGTGGGCGGAGCGCATTTTGCAGATGAAGGACGGCCTGCTGCAGCGCGAGCTGACTGGCCGCGAGAAGGATGAAATCGTGGATCTGTTCGTGGGCGTGGCCTAG
- a CDS encoding DUF5666 domain-containing protein, translating to MRVILTMSAALIAGAVLLSFATGHAQGTTAAPAKVRQQVDIFATAKVGQWAEIKGAPQKDNSFIATKIKFLTGDLLDDEWEVAGKILSIDVLRKEIRVVRHWPIRCQKETEFENKDGNPITMESLQVGMNIESEGTFLKDGTFLAKEVEEDEVKEPEEADHVTLLGKIEKVDATGRTIQVMGTTFLVTDQTKSKSAIK from the coding sequence ATGCGAGTCATTCTCACAATGAGTGCCGCGCTCATCGCCGGCGCGGTTCTGCTGTCCTTCGCCACCGGCCATGCGCAGGGCACGACCGCAGCGCCGGCCAAGGTAAGGCAGCAAGTGGATATTTTCGCCACCGCCAAAGTCGGCCAGTGGGCGGAGATCAAAGGGGCGCCGCAGAAGGACAATTCCTTCATTGCCACCAAGATCAAGTTCTTGACCGGCGATCTGCTGGACGATGAATGGGAAGTGGCCGGCAAGATTCTGTCGATCGACGTGCTGCGCAAGGAAATTCGGGTGGTGCGCCATTGGCCGATCCGCTGCCAAAAGGAAACCGAATTCGAAAACAAAGACGGCAATCCCATCACGATGGAAAGTCTGCAAGTGGGGATGAACATCGAGTCCGAAGGCACTTTCCTGAAAGACGGCACGTTCCTGGCCAAAGAGGTCGAGGAAGACGAAGTGAAAGAGCCGGAGGAGGCGGATCACGTGACGTTGTTGGGCAAGATCGAGAAGGTCGATGCCACCGGCCGCACGATTCAGGTCATGGGCACGACGTTTTTGGTCACCGACCAGACCAAAAGCAAGTCCGCCATCAAGTGA